In Rubrobacter radiotolerans DSM 5868, a genomic segment contains:
- a CDS encoding CpsD/CapB family tyrosine-protein kinase encodes MSLEAPGRAELEPLFGEDSAVRQHYEELAVNLISLRESVRTVVVTSPERGAGCTSVCLGLGAALVRMERSVAVVDCNLRSPHLHTMLGEPNFVGLTSGVSRGRPLEEYGHEILPGYLVLPTGPVSPSSVTVSRRRSFVEAIRKLQRTRDVVLLDAPVVREMTATPGLARGFDGVLLVVHAAKTSKQAAREAADDLLDAGARLLGVVLNGCP; translated from the coding sequence GTGAGCCTGGAGGCGCCCGGGAGGGCCGAGCTGGAGCCGCTCTTTGGAGAGGACTCGGCGGTAAGGCAGCACTACGAAGAGCTGGCGGTGAACCTGATCTCCCTCCGCGAGTCCGTAAGGACGGTGGTTGTCACGAGTCCGGAGCGCGGAGCGGGCTGCACGAGCGTGTGCCTCGGGCTCGGGGCCGCGCTCGTAAGGATGGAGCGGAGCGTCGCCGTTGTGGACTGCAACCTGAGGTCCCCGCACCTGCACACCATGCTCGGAGAGCCGAACTTCGTCGGCCTGACGAGCGGCGTCTCCCGGGGGAGGCCGCTTGAGGAGTACGGGCACGAGATCCTCCCCGGCTACCTTGTCCTTCCGACCGGGCCGGTCTCTCCGAGCTCCGTCACGGTCTCGCGCAGGAGGTCCTTTGTGGAGGCTATAAGGAAGCTCCAGAGAACGCGGGACGTCGTGCTGCTCGACGCCCCGGTCGTCCGGGAGATGACCGCGACCCCTGGTCTTGCGCGCGGCTTCGACGGGGTGCTGCTCGTCGTGCACGCCGCAAAGACCTCGAAGCAGGCCGCCCGCGAAGCCGCAGACGACCTGCTGGACGCCGGGGCGAGGCTGCTCGGCGTAGTCCTGAACGGATGCCCGTGA
- a CDS encoding tetratricopeptide repeat protein — MIRKVFKVSVGFVFVALLFVAGSLYVSEIYMERQRQASVAGNVSGAIGASSAAARYNPFSLEPLEAQSSTFYSQGRNVNAVEAIEQGLAREPNDYVSWLSLGNIETVRGDYEAAEAAYREAQRLNPLGASSTGGLAQSLLRQGDLQGARVEYEKLAESRDISTMGLYDLGRVQVRTGDPRLGYRSIMRAIRRAEAELEGLSGASRENQERTIESMELAAADALVVQRRYNEAYALVEQNASSQAPALLQLIGTDPEGYRSSVIDSDVY; from the coding sequence TTGATTCGCAAGGTCTTCAAGGTCTCCGTCGGGTTCGTCTTCGTCGCGCTGCTTTTCGTTGCGGGGTCGCTCTACGTGTCCGAGATATACATGGAGCGCCAGCGGCAGGCGTCGGTCGCTGGGAACGTGAGCGGCGCCATAGGAGCTTCGAGCGCAGCCGCCCGGTACAACCCGTTCAGCCTGGAGCCGCTGGAGGCCCAGTCCTCGACCTTCTACAGCCAGGGGCGGAACGTGAACGCCGTCGAGGCAATAGAGCAGGGTCTCGCACGGGAGCCAAACGACTACGTCTCCTGGCTCTCGCTCGGGAACATAGAGACGGTGCGGGGCGACTACGAGGCCGCCGAGGCTGCCTACAGGGAGGCTCAGCGGCTCAACCCTCTGGGAGCTTCGAGCACGGGCGGGCTCGCTCAGTCGCTTCTGCGGCAGGGAGACCTGCAGGGGGCGAGAGTCGAGTACGAGAAGCTCGCCGAGAGCCGAGACATAAGCACGATGGGGCTCTACGACCTCGGGCGGGTGCAGGTCAGGACCGGAGACCCCAGGCTCGGCTACCGGAGCATCATGCGGGCGATCCGCCGGGCCGAGGCCGAGCTTGAGGGTCTGAGCGGCGCAAGCCGGGAGAACCAGGAGCGAACAATAGAATCGATGGAGCTCGCCGCGGCCGACGCGCTCGTTGTCCAGAGAAGGTACAACGAGGCCTACGCGCTCGTCGAGCAGAATGCCTCAAGCCAGGCCCCCGCACTTCTGCAGCTTATAGGCACCGACCCCGAGGGCTACCGGAGCTCCGTGATCGACAGTGACGTCTACTAG
- a CDS encoding O-antigen ligase family protein, whose protein sequence is MKLSERIGRLWPGGEEPTKEVGERRGRAFPRREEWEERDDRPRRPGRFFTVLKALVLLALMGATAYLMLERNSYEEITWYPFALGAFVTVVVTLFVRGYYEDVPVAGWALVACLAVLVGVKALSMTWSLSQAETIVEVVRSSMYVAVFLLALASLSSEKQVAPMMDIAALIVVAVAGYGIFQKIYPLDYPVSSLDGVRMDSTVGYANTAAAVIAMGFSLLLARLNASLGILFRSFSAAVLLAFLVAAYLTVSRGGIFALVLALALVLVLTVSRLQMLANLALVLLPFGWLFLRMQELPGLLGTGVPDERRVADGLAFRDDLIIALIAAFALQAVYSFFHNRYELEPFGRRVLGLGAAGLAALAALGALVFALVRYGGPGGIISTLLDDPTNEQNLTGRLTSLSIGFRADYWAVAWDYWLDNFLTGSGAGTFSIVWLRYRDVNTGVQQVHNLYLEQGVETGIFAFLALLAFAVGILIYVGRATFLAEDRRRMLLAGLFGALVVYLVSSAIEWHWYLPPSTVFFFILAAIAVKYGAMDEAGGLLSRPHDDALDGESTEDLEERLARSPNGPSPGR, encoded by the coding sequence GTGAAGCTCTCGGAGAGGATCGGGAGGCTCTGGCCCGGAGGAGAAGAACCGACAAAAGAGGTCGGGGAGCGCCGGGGGAGAGCCTTTCCGCGCCGGGAGGAGTGGGAGGAGCGCGACGACCGGCCCCGCAGGCCGGGACGGTTCTTTACCGTTCTGAAGGCCCTCGTGCTGCTCGCGCTCATGGGCGCTACGGCGTACCTGATGCTGGAGCGCAACAGCTACGAGGAGATTACCTGGTACCCGTTCGCGCTCGGCGCTTTCGTGACCGTCGTCGTTACGCTCTTCGTACGAGGCTACTACGAGGACGTTCCCGTAGCCGGGTGGGCGCTCGTTGCGTGTCTGGCCGTGCTTGTCGGGGTGAAGGCGCTCTCGATGACCTGGAGCCTGAGCCAGGCCGAGACGATAGTCGAGGTCGTGAGGTCCTCGATGTACGTAGCGGTCTTTCTGCTCGCGCTCGCCTCGCTCTCCTCGGAGAAACAGGTCGCGCCCATGATGGACATTGCGGCCCTGATCGTCGTCGCCGTCGCGGGGTACGGGATCTTTCAGAAGATCTACCCCCTCGACTACCCGGTCTCCTCGCTCGACGGGGTCCGGATGGACTCGACGGTCGGGTATGCGAACACGGCCGCCGCCGTTATCGCTATGGGGTTCTCGCTCCTGCTCGCGCGCCTGAACGCCTCGCTCGGCATACTGTTCAGGAGCTTCTCGGCCGCGGTGCTGCTCGCCTTTCTTGTCGCCGCCTACCTGACGGTCTCGCGTGGGGGGATCTTCGCTCTCGTCCTTGCTCTTGCGCTCGTGCTCGTTCTGACCGTAAGCCGACTCCAGATGCTTGCCAACCTCGCCCTCGTGCTCCTCCCCTTCGGCTGGCTGTTCCTCCGGATGCAGGAGCTTCCGGGACTTCTCGGGACCGGCGTCCCCGACGAGCGGCGCGTCGCCGACGGTCTCGCCTTCCGCGACGACCTGATCATCGCCCTCATCGCAGCGTTCGCTTTGCAGGCGGTCTACTCTTTCTTCCACAACCGCTACGAGCTGGAGCCGTTCGGCCGGAGGGTTTTGGGTCTCGGGGCGGCGGGACTTGCGGCGCTTGCGGCGCTCGGCGCTCTTGTTTTCGCCCTCGTTCGCTACGGCGGCCCGGGGGGTATAATCTCCACGCTTCTCGACGACCCGACAAACGAGCAGAACCTGACGGGCAGGCTCACCTCCCTGAGCATCGGCTTCCGGGCCGACTACTGGGCCGTCGCTTGGGACTACTGGCTCGACAACTTCCTGACCGGCAGCGGAGCCGGGACGTTCAGCATAGTCTGGCTGCGCTACCGGGACGTCAACACCGGCGTGCAGCAGGTCCACAACCTCTACCTGGAGCAGGGGGTCGAGACGGGGATCTTCGCCTTTCTCGCCCTGCTCGCCTTCGCGGTCGGCATCCTGATCTACGTCGGACGGGCGACCTTTCTCGCCGAGGACCGCCGGAGAATGCTCCTTGCGGGTCTTTTCGGGGCGCTCGTCGTCTACCTTGTCTCGTCGGCGATCGAGTGGCACTGGTACCTGCCGCCCTCGACGGTCTTCTTCTTTATTCTCGCCGCCATCGCCGTCAAGTACGGGGCGATGGACGAAGCGGGCGGGCTCCTCTCCCGTCCTCACGACGACGCCCTCGACGGCGAGTCGACCGAAGACCTTGAGGAGCGGCTCGCCCGTTCGCCGAACGGTCCCTCCCCCGGCCGGTGA
- a CDS encoding CAP domain-containing protein — MQSSRPLTHLFTLVLALLTAMLAALAVSAVQPSEAYAATKTAPKCGGGTVNVTARELTVLNLHNNARANNGLPKLCVHPALRKAARAHSADMLNRDYFSHTTKGSGQNAGQRIKAAGYNWRTYGENIGYNTTTPRDMHRSWMNSSGHRSNILNRNFREVGIGAVAGNYKGNQVVMYTVDFGTR, encoded by the coding sequence ATGCAGAGCAGCAGACCCCTGACGCACCTCTTCACCCTCGTCCTCGCCCTCCTGACGGCGATGCTCGCCGCGCTCGCGGTCTCGGCCGTTCAGCCCTCCGAAGCCTACGCCGCCACAAAGACCGCCCCGAAGTGCGGCGGTGGCACGGTGAACGTCACCGCAAGAGAGCTGACCGTCCTCAACCTTCACAACAACGCCCGCGCCAACAACGGCCTCCCGAAGCTCTGCGTCCACCCGGCCCTCAGAAAGGCCGCCCGCGCCCACTCCGCAGACATGCTCAACCGCGACTACTTCTCCCACACAACCAAAGGCTCCGGTCAGAACGCCGGCCAGCGTATAAAGGCAGCAGGTTACAACTGGAGAACCTATGGCGAGAACATCGGCTACAACACCACCACGCCGCGCGACATGCACCGTTCCTGGATGAACAGCTCCGGCCACCGAAGCAACATCCTCAACCGTAACTTCCGCGAGGTCGGCATCGGCGCCGTCGCCGGGAACTACAAGGGCAACCAGGTCGTCATGTACACCGTAGACTTCGGCACCCGCTAG
- a CDS encoding serine hydrolase, producing the protein MENEEKDTAPAADRVALSGEPGRGPVVRERRYRRKVHAGLVRLRRRRLRQRRFVLSLFVAVCALVGLWAAEELRPEPAAVERAVAPVTGERLVPPAPDGDLEARIRAIAEIYPGEFGVVVRDPRTGETAGLNPDQTFTAASLAKLPVLLALYGEAADGRLDLEEKIVMEAQDVQLYGAGVLQNYPVGHEMTLRECAELLIKESDNTAWVMLERRLGRERIEHEIESLKLSGTDYAALTTTPEDVLRMLEAIADPDHTTPELSAEMLAHMTDTAYEGRIPEPLPKDVRVAHKVGTLNDTRSDAAIVFRQPGDRVDYMIVVIASGGTERSATDAIRRISLSAYEAL; encoded by the coding sequence ATGGAGAACGAAGAGAAGGACACGGCCCCTGCTGCGGACCGGGTCGCGCTCTCCGGCGAGCCCGGACGCGGCCCGGTCGTTCGCGAGCGTCGCTACAGAAGAAAGGTCCATGCGGGGCTCGTTCGGCTCCGGCGGCGCAGGCTGCGGCAGAGGAGGTTCGTCCTCTCGCTTTTCGTCGCTGTCTGCGCGCTCGTCGGCCTCTGGGCGGCCGAGGAGCTTCGTCCCGAACCGGCCGCCGTGGAGCGCGCCGTCGCGCCCGTAACCGGTGAGCGGCTCGTGCCGCCCGCGCCGGACGGGGACCTTGAGGCGCGCATTCGCGCGATCGCCGAAATCTACCCGGGGGAGTTCGGCGTCGTTGTGCGCGACCCGCGCACGGGAGAGACGGCCGGGCTCAATCCGGACCAGACGTTCACCGCCGCGAGCCTCGCGAAGCTCCCGGTCCTGCTCGCGCTCTACGGCGAGGCGGCGGACGGTCGCCTCGACCTTGAGGAGAAGATCGTCATGGAGGCCCAGGACGTCCAGCTCTACGGCGCGGGCGTCCTTCAGAACTACCCCGTCGGGCACGAGATGACGCTACGAGAGTGTGCCGAACTGCTCATAAAGGAGAGCGACAACACCGCCTGGGTAATGCTGGAACGCCGCCTCGGACGGGAGAGGATCGAGCACGAGATAGAGTCCCTGAAGCTCTCCGGCACGGACTACGCCGCCCTGACGACCACGCCCGAGGACGTTCTCCGGATGCTCGAAGCCATCGCTGACCCGGACCACACGACCCCCGAGCTCTCGGCCGAGATGCTCGCCCACATGACCGATACCGCCTACGAGGGACGCATTCCGGAGCCGCTCCCCAAGGACGTGCGGGTCGCGCACAAGGTCGGCACGCTCAACGACACTCGAAGCGACGCCGCGATCGTCTTCCGCCAACCCGGGGACAGGGTGGACTACATGATCGTCGTTATCGCGAGCGGCGGCACCGAGCGCTCCGCCACGGATGCGATAAGGCGCATCTCCCTCTCCGCCTACGAAGCCCTCTAG
- a CDS encoding Wzz/FepE/Etk N-terminal domain-containing protein, with product MTSTRGSGGRGAGRPLARRYRRVAERVVLTEGGWRREEFSLRELLYILWSRKVLVLAVTALVTAAVAVYTFSGEPAYTAEAQVAIVPERPNVSQLELESFVEGVSIAVAADDELLAEAANRSGWDAGPAAFRDALDPVYHAGNGRSGGVEVRFTASDPGMAARGANAYADLLTERVATLEGQGISEQIATTAVTVTDRAEPGEVGQSGRPVLHLAAALLLGLLAGGVAATALDARTRSWRDARDAELTLRAPVLGTIPDYGPSQDAADEAREEERV from the coding sequence GTGACGTCTACTAGAGGGTCGGGCGGAAGAGGAGCCGGGAGGCCGCTCGCCAGACGCTACCGACGGGTCGCAGAGCGGGTCGTGCTCACCGAGGGCGGCTGGCGGAGGGAGGAGTTCTCTCTTAGGGAACTGCTCTACATTCTCTGGAGCCGGAAGGTGCTCGTGCTTGCGGTAACCGCCCTCGTTACCGCTGCCGTCGCCGTCTACACCTTCTCCGGAGAGCCCGCCTACACCGCCGAGGCGCAGGTTGCGATCGTGCCCGAGCGGCCGAACGTGAGCCAGCTAGAGCTTGAGTCGTTTGTCGAAGGGGTCTCCATAGCCGTTGCCGCAGACGACGAACTGCTCGCCGAAGCCGCAAACCGGAGCGGCTGGGACGCAGGACCTGCAGCCTTTCGGGATGCCCTGGACCCCGTCTACCACGCGGGCAACGGCCGGTCCGGAGGCGTTGAGGTCCGGTTTACCGCGAGCGACCCCGGGATGGCCGCCCGCGGGGCGAACGCCTACGCCGACCTTCTCACCGAGCGCGTCGCGACGCTTGAGGGGCAGGGGATCTCGGAGCAGATCGCAACGACCGCTGTAACCGTTACGGACCGGGCCGAGCCCGGGGAGGTCGGGCAGAGCGGCAGGCCCGTACTGCACCTGGCGGCCGCTCTCCTGCTCGGGCTGCTCGCCGGGGGCGTCGCGGCGACGGCGCTCGACGCCCGGACCCGGAGCTGGCGCGACGCGCGGGACGCCGAGCTCACCCTGCGCGCCCCGGTACTCGGGACCATCCCGGACTACGGTCCCTCACAGGACGCCGCCGACGAGGCACGAGAGGAGGAGCGAGTGTGA